One region of Triticum aestivum cultivar Chinese Spring chromosome 6B, IWGSC CS RefSeq v2.1, whole genome shotgun sequence genomic DNA includes:
- the LOC123136302 gene encoding uncharacterized protein encodes MSGGGRGGGEEEEVVHMEDAVKMLVEHLVKPVLPRGAIFGAAQGERYMEPDKQRAVAQQIHTAIILYNYYHRKMSPQLAFADVKRFFVCASLSAGEDLLAYLSMVHERENNPGKHVRLSVTDRAAIQACEIAEELEASKDSPDMAMWPISKVAVLLLDPTRKKCLIEYSANTKGIWSIIEKEIDAAAGNSHSTNQPAGQESTGKGNMGALNTPYMLRQQAYSEVERRTGMKGSNLRLLDETLAYSLSKERTTTKLFIVEYEQTMEGNLVEMCLEELISSMSGPLFANDPFPKTTSVVEYYHILPYKEILFELLHRKWPSDSPLNEQSHRHGKGSLHSVIDENVEEQDVNSTSKMQKRITKVSTPKQSKQAIAANSNQDYRTSKHKRNSKRKSEASRADVCAEGPDAEIHTIENGPPPVIIDLETSKPLTKSRNAKAAAAASRETKIVQAVEKNKTQKQSRHDNVPQDVFPAEAPHVDLMKNRALEHQNMDVSEKSGGTTEYTNDQIYDSLRSIQKIRDDILRKECILQERSAQCDMDIQTILSEGKMTPKTASIIHKYKETSSDMMDVANSSCSGDGGQSITQRKGLREALLRHNSCEELDEICRGGNWIFPRYTVVPSVSDGMFHASVRLSCPEFEMSITGGPRLTAHEARCSAAANMIVELHKKAEEQEQ; translated from the exons ATGTCCGGCGgcggaagaggaggaggggaggaggaggaggtggtgcacATGGAGGACGCGGTGAAGATGCTCGTGGAGCACCTCGTGAAGCCCGTGTTGCCGCGGGGTGCGATCTTTGGCGCCGCCCAGGGGGAGCGCTACATGGAGCCGGACAAACAGCGCGCCGTCGCGCAGCAG ATTCACACGGCCATCATCTTGTACAATTACTACCACAGGAAGATGTCGCCGCAGCTTGCTTTTGCAGATGTCAAACGGTTTTTTGTGTGTGCTTCTCTTTCTGCTGGAGAGGATCTGCTTGCGTACTTGAGTATGGTTCATGAGCGTGAGAACAATCCTGGCAAGCATGTGAGGCTATCAGTTACTGACAGAGCAGCAATACAGGCATGTGAGATCGCTGAAGAACTCGAGGCGAGCAAAGATTCTCCAGACATGGCAATGTGGCCAATATCAAAAGTTGCTGTGCTGCTTCTTGATCCGACAAGAAAAAAATGTTTGATTGAGTATAGTGCTAATACCAAGGGTATCTGGTCAATCATAGAGAAGGAAATAGATGCAGCAGCTGGTAATTCACACAGTACCAACCAGCCAGCAGGCCAGGAATCAACAGGTAAAGGAAACATGGGTGCTCTGAATACACCATATATGCTTCGTCAACAAGCCTATTCAGAGGTGGAACGTAGAACAG GTATGAAGGGCTCAAACTTGCGTCTTCTCGATGAAACTTTGGCATACTCGTTGAGTAAAGAAAGGACGACTACCAAGTTATTTATTGTGGAGTATGAGCAAACCATGGAAGGCAACCTTGTAGAAATGTGTCTAGAAGAATTGATTAGCAG TATGTCTGGTCCGCTATTTGCAAATGATCCATTTCCAAAAACAACATCTGTAGTTGAATATTATCACATTCTTCCGTATAAGGAGATTTTGTTTGAACTCCTCCACAG GAAATGGCCTTCTGATTCTCCACTGAACGAACAATCACATCGACATGGAAAAGGTTCATTGCACTCTGTAATAGATGAAAATGTGGAAGAGCAAGATGTGAATAGCACGTCTAAGATGCAAAAACGAATTACAAAAGTGTCAACTCCAAAGCAAAGCAAACAAGCAATTGCTGCCAATAGCAACCAGGACTACAGGACCAGCAAGCACAAGAGAAACAGCAAAAGAAAATCTGAAGCCTCCAGGGCCGATGTCTGTGCAGAGGGTCCAGATGCTGAGATCCACACAATAGAAAATGGTCCACCTCCTGTTATTATTGATTTGGAAACTTCAAAACCCCTGACCAAGTCAAGAAATGCAAAAGCTGCAGCAGCAGCAAGTCGAGAAACTAAAATCGTACAAGCCG TGGAGAAGAACAAAACACAGAAGCAGTCTAGACATGACAATGTGCCCCAAGATGTCTTCCCTGCAGAG GCACCACATGTTGATCTAATGAAGAACCGTGCTTTGGAACATCAAAATATGGATGTGTCAGAAAAGTCAG GTGGCACCACCGAGTACACCAATGACCAGATATATGATTCACTGCGATCAATTCAGAAAATACGGGATGATATT CTTCGCAAGGAATGCATACTTCAAGAACGAAGTGCTCAGTGTGATATGGACATTCAGACCATCTTGAGTG AAGGGAAGATGACACCAAAAACTGCATCAATAATACACAAATACAAGGAAACTTCCTCAGATATGATGGATGTTGCCAATTCATCTTGTTCTGGAGATGGTGGCCAATCCATCACTCAGAGGAAGGGATTGAGGGAGGCACTCCTCCGACACAATTCATGCGAG GAACTTGATGAGATCTGCCGTGGGGGCAATTGGATATTCCCAAGATACACAGTAGTACCTTCAGTATCAGATG